tgacttctccccagtgtgaacttgctggtgtgtctgcaggtgggataagcgagtgaatcccttcccacactgggagcaggtgaacggcctctccccagtgtgaactcgctgatgtgactgcaAGTTATcgaaccgagtgaatcctttcccacactgggagcaggtgaacaacctctccccagtgtgagttcgctggtgtatctgcaggctgatcaactgagtgaacctcttctcacactgagagcaggtgaacggcctctccccagtgtgaactcgctggtgtatctgcagatgggataactgagtgaatcccttcccacactgggagcaggcaaacggcctctcccctgtgtaaactcgctggtgtctctgcaggttggatgaggaaatgaatcctttcccacactgagagcaggtgaatggcctctccccagtgtgaatgcgtcgatgaatctccagcgcagatgggactctgaatcccttcccacagtccccacatttccatcgtttctccatattttgggtctatTTGTGTCTCTCCAGGGCAGACAATCAGTTGACGCCttgttcacacacagaacacgtgtacggtctcttcctgctgttttttcaggctgtgtaactgattagagctctttccacagtcagtgctctggaacactctcactcgggtgtgtgtgtctaggtgcttttccagtcacactgatgttttaaaatcttctcaagccaacagacgaggcaaacatttctccttctagattcaaagtccgatgATGTTCAtgccctgatgaatcgagtgactcagtCTGATCGAGACGCTTAGTTTGAgatatctgtctgtaattcctccttttctaatatcctgtaaaaacaatttacaaaacacatcagtgtcagtacaggacagaaactcagaacacacggggacttccggttgcgacatGTCGGGAGCGGCCGCATATGAGGCAGCTCTCATCCGGGGACTTTGTTTTCCATCTTTTTCACCCGGTCTTTGAGGAGGTTTAGGGATATTTCAAATTTGACAATGGGATAAAGCTCAATTACTGTGGAAATGTCCAAGAAACCAAGTTTGAAGAAGCCAGCGGGCAAAGAATCGTCATCCGATTCAGATTCGTTTCCAGGCTCAttggaaacaaaatggcggcggctgctGCCGAAGCGAAAGTTATAGTGTTGTCAGTTGAGATGCTCATGGGCATCTTAGCAACAGCCGACTATCACCGAGGATTTCCCTATATCAATCGAGGAGCCCCCAGCTCCTATTCAATTGATAAACGGTAAAGGGTGCAGGGCATGGGGGTGACTCTTTCGATGAAGAGCAAGCGGATCGTCTCTTTAGAGGCTGAGATGGTCTGTTAGCTGATAATAACAAATCTCTGTGTGCCAAAGTAGACGACTTAGAGAATCGCTTCAGGAGACAAACTCTTCGCGTTATGGGGCTGCTGGAGGGATTGGAGGGCCCGCACCCGACTGAATACACGTCcaggatgtttgggaagatggtggggagggtgaacagttgtTCCTTcctgagctggatggggcccatcaCTCGCTCTGTCAGACGCCTTGCCCAGGAGAGCCACCTCGGGCAATTACCGTCAGGTTCCACAGTTACTGGGATAAGgaacgagtcctgcggtgggcgaatgaTCACCGTAACTACAAATGGGATAGCCATGCCATCAGGCCCCATCAGGATGTGGGGGCGGAGCTGCCAAAAAAGAGGGCGGCATTTATCAAGGCCAAGGCTGCACTTTTCATACGTGGTGTTCGGATTGGGGTGGTTTAATTCAAAAGACCACTACTTTTGAGGCGCTGGATGATGCCGATGCTTTTGTGAGGAAGCTCAGGCTCGGTATATTTTGTATTATATATGGGGTCTTGTTGTttttggagagggattgtggttTTGGGGTCTTGTTGGGGTTTCTTCTACCAGTTTGTATTTGACTGtttttgtgtgggggtgggggctcccTTTATTTAAAgttgggtgcaggtgggagggggggggggttgttatggtTACTCAGTTTTATATGCCCCAGGGGGAGGGGAGTTGCCCTGCGAGCTGAAGAAGGTAGTTAATGGGAACAAAGTGGTGGGGGTAACTGCAGCTCATTAACATAGTATAGGTTTTAGATAATGGGCTGTGTGCGCTGGTTTTGTTTGGGGTTAAAGATTGTTGAGCTAAGGGTCTGGGGGGGTTCTTCGGGCTTTTGGTTGTGGTTTTAATGAgaggctgggggatggggagctgggggatggggagctgggggatggggagctgggggatggggagggtttatCGACAGTGACTACAGCTTGCTCTTTGCTCTGTTTTGTTGGGGGCCTGGTGGCCGACTCAGGTGGGCTCGATGCCGATACTTTTTCAGTCATTTTAGAATGATCTCTTTTGGTGGATATGGCTGACTGGGGtacggggtgggtgggggtaaaCCCTCAATCCGACTGGCCATTTGGAATGTGAGGATGTGAGTGGGTTGAACGGTCTAGTGAAGAGATCAGGGATATTCGCTTATGTGAAGAGTTTGAATGCGGATGTGGTGTTTTTGCTGGAGAGCCATTTGCGGGTCAGGACCAGACACGGTTACGGAAGgcttgggtgggacagatgtaggtCCCAGGGGACCGCAGTGTTGATAAGTAAAAGCGTTTCTTTTTCAGCTTTTCGAATTCTGACAGATCCGAATGGGAGACACGTGATTGTCAGTGGGTCTTTCGTGGGCACCTTGATAGTCCCAGTACATGTGTccactccgaattgggacgatcacAGTTTATATTAATAAATTACTGACCTCTattcctgacttggacacacatcagctaatcttggggggagactttaattgtgTTTTGGATCCTAGTCTGACCGATCTATGCCCAGGTCTGTGATTCCTTCGGGGTGGCCAAAGTGGTGGTGACTttcataagaccatatgacatagagcagaattaggccactcggcccatcgagtctgctccgccattcaatcatggctgatattttctcatcaccattctcctgcgttctccccataacccctgatccccttattaatcaagaacccatctaacttaatggagcagattggggggcagAAATTCAGACCTTGGATCCGTTTGTTATAAAGGCCTCCCACCACTAGTGTTTATACAAATATGCTGAGCTCAGGTTATTTTCAGTTGGATAGGGGCACAAGGCAGTGTTGCCCACTGTCTCTGCTTCTGTTTgccttggggtggcatggtggcacagtggttagcactgctgcctcacagcaccatggacccgggttca
This portion of the Scyliorhinus torazame isolate Kashiwa2021f chromosome 5, sScyTor2.1, whole genome shotgun sequence genome encodes:
- the LOC140420170 gene encoding uncharacterized protein → MEKRWKCGDCGKGFRVPSALEIHRRIHTGERPFTCSQCGKGFISSSNLQRHQRVYTGERPFACSQCGKGFTQLSHLQIHQRVHTGERPFTCSQCEKRFTQLISLQIHQRTHTGERLFTCSQCGKGFTRFDNLQSHQRVHTGERPFTCSQCGKGFTRLSHLQTHQQVHTGEKSFTCSQCGKAFTHMSSLQSHQRVHTGERTFACSQCGKGFTRLSHLQTHQRVHTGERPFTCSQCGKTFTLLSNLRAHRQVHTGEKPFACSHCRKGFTRLSNLQRHQRLHTGERPFTCSQCGKGFRDSSHPLRHKQVHK